Within the Glycine soja cultivar W05 chromosome 3, ASM419377v2, whole genome shotgun sequence genome, the region TCTCGACATGATACCTTCACTTGGCACCGCCGCTAGTTTCTTTAGAGCAGCAAACCCTCTACAACAACCAGTGGAAAACCTCTTGGAAGAGTTAACACCACCACCAAGCTGCATTATCTCTGATATGGGTTTACCGTATACAAGCTacattactaaaaaatataatattcccAGGATTTCATTTGTTGGAGTAAGTTGCTTCtatctcttttgcatgtctaaCACACGCATTCATAATGTTATGGAGGGCATAACTAATGAATCGGAGAACTTTGTTGCGCCTGGTATACCTGACGAAATTGAAACGACCATAGCTAAGACGGGAATAACAATTAATGAAGGCATGAAGCAGGTTAGTCATGCAATGTTTGAAGCTGAAAAGGAAGCTTATGGGATGATCATGAATTCTTTTGAAGAGTTGGAGCCAGCATATGCAGGGGGATACAAGAAGATGAGAAACAATAAAGTGTGGTGTTTCGGACCTCTATCATTTACTAACAAGGATCATTTGGATAAGGCTGAAAGAGGTAAAAGGGCTTCAATTGACTTGTTCCACCTCAAGTGTTGGATTGATTGTCAAAAGCCAGGGACTATAATATATGCATGCCTTGGAAGCATATGTAATTTAACACAAGAACAGTTGATAGAACTTGGTTTAGCCTTggaagcataaaaaaaaaacccttcatTTGGGTTATCAGGGAAGAAAATCAGTTAGAAGCCCTGGAGAAATGGGTTAAGCAAGCCGGATTTGAGGAAAGAATGAATGCTCGCGGCCTTCTAATTCGAGGTTGGGCTCCACAGTTACTAATTAGCACACCCTGCTATTGGAGGGTTCATAACAGACCCGGGTTGGTGTcggtaaatatttgtgttttaatttaaaatttataaatatatattaattttattttataaaataaaatatttcttttagattttcttaaaattttgttttaacaggTCAATTAGTTTGTTATGTTTGTTGTGACGATTGTAAGTTGGTTTTTCAACCGTCATAATTTCAACGGTggtcatattttgtttgttgcttAAGATGACATGTGTCTATATATTCTCTTTCCTCCTTTCTAAAAAGAGATGACAGAACTCTGGtttctttctcccaaaaatttgtctctttcttctcttataaaaaacttatttttgtgaGAGTAAGAGCATTGATGTTTAGAAGGTTCGGGaatcctttcgctgcacacgattGGAACCAACGAGTTGTCGTATATTGGGAGAGGAGCGTAATCAAATTTTACTAACAGTGCAATGGGGCGTTTTCTCTTTAAGGATAGCAtttacgcgcttcaacccaagctatttaattctttcccctaatttattttttccttgtgcTCATTGTAGGTTATAATAAgctgtcaattaaatttattttagtactgttattttgttatttaatttaagacagtgcatcttcttcgtatttattttctttcattttattttattttctaacagtTGGAACTCCACCTGAGGCAATATGTGCTGGGGTGCCAATGGTTACATGGCCACTATTTGGTGATCAGTTTTTGGATGAAAGCCTAGTTGTTGAAATATTGAAAGTTGGAGTGAAGGTTGGGGTTGAGAGTCCTGTCAAATGGGGCGAAGAAGAGGAAATTGGTGTGCAAGTGAAGAAAAAAGATATTGAAATGGCAATAGAAAGTTTAATGGATGAAacaagtgaaagtgaagaaaaaagaaaaagggtgaGAGAGCTTGCTGAGATGGCTAAAAGAGCGGTAGATAAAGGGGGTTCATCTCATTCTAATGTGACCTTGCTTATCGAGGATATCATGGGAAAAATCAATTTCTGTATTGGAACCCCTTTCTGCGTTGGGGTCCATTTCTACACTATCAGCAAATACAAGTTtcttttcaacttccaataacggATATCTGCATTGATATTTGCTCCTGTCTTTCTTCAATTCGGTATCTATCTatgctttgttttcttttctgttaGGCTAAGACGTATCTGAGTTTTGCTCCAGAGTCGAGAAAGAGTATAAACTATAAGGGTTCGGCCCACCCTTTATGAATgagtttatttaaacttatttttttttttaaaaaatcatttattttaataaaatgaataatttttttttagtgtgtttgtatgaattatttttgtattaaaaaaatattttctacttATTTTGAGAAGCAAatcatatttgtttattaaaataaattattgacttggttttttttatattttccaatATTGCATTCCACTTGTAGGTTTCTAAGTATTTTATGCTTCTGAACATTTCATTTTATTGCAtggtgatgataataataatatttttttttactttttaaaataaattacccCTTCTTAGATCCATATGGTCCTAGCTTAGGCATAATAAGCCTTAGTCCCATATGCATGAGGCTAACTTGCACTTGGTCTCTAGTCATACCTCATCTATTTTGTGTCGCTTGCAAGAGCCGAGCTTAAACAACCTATGCAAAGTGTTATTACTAATGGTTCTGTTATTACAAACCGAAATCAGCATCACTGTGAGTTGCTGTGAAGCCCGAATAcatgaaaaaaggaaaagtataGGTGTCACACTTGTAAAAGTATCGGTGTCGTACTTGTATCTGACACCGATACTCCACGGATATGGCCACATACGTATCCTAGgagtattcaattttttttttaaatacaagatACGATTGGGATACGGCTTAGATACGACTTTCTAAGGTTACACACGGCTTCAATACGACTCCAATACAACTCGGATACGGCTACAACATTTAAccccttttttttatgattttttaaacgCAGAAGCTTTATTATTTCACAAAACTCACTTGCTTCTCTTCTTCTCTAGGCTTATGAAGCTCAaacccattttctttttttctccacaCTACTTGGCAAAACACTATACCAAGTTGAAAGCGTTATAACATAATAAAACTTACCTCTTCACCAATCACAACTCAACACCTTCTGTAACAGcaattattttctctttgtgGTAATTTTGATAGGTGCGTTGGTGAGGAAGGAACTGTTCTGTTCTGTTCGAGTATTGCTCCCAAAGGACCTGTTGTGCTAATCCACTCTCACAGGTTTTAGATTTAGAAATTATTACGCTTGATTTATTTTACAGGTGGATTCTTTCGGATTATATTTTGACTCGATTTAAtctagtttaaaatttaatatatactttGACTTAAGTAATGTTTTATATAACATCTtattatatctatatttatattatttatgttgaaatatatattataaaagttattttcttttaataaaaagttaaaaactgaTTTTCCTAACAAATGCAAGGATGAATGATATTTGTAACAACCTAtttcatgttaaaaaatgttaatgggGTTTTAGGAGTTTTGTAACTAACTACTAGATGATTGACGAAGTCTCCTCTCACTTTACAAAAATTGAGcttatattctaaaaaaaataaatcagtaAAGCATATATATAATTGGATTAATTTCCCTTAAAATTTGATAAGGTACCTTGCCACTTAACGATCAAAGATATTTCTGTAAATTTGGAAAAAAAGCTCACGAGGTATTAATGGAAGAACAGAGATAATAATAGAACAGAGGTAATAATGGAAgctcaaattatatataactttttatatattttattaatatattcaaGACGTAtgatatctttaattttaaaattttatcgtATCTCTATATATGTGTTGTATCGTATCTCATATCTGTATATCTATATTGTATCGTATCTCGTATCTAGGCTTCATAGGTGAGTTGTGAATGACATTGTCTATTGCAGTATTGCAACTTTGTTTCATTTGGAGGTTGTGTTTGGAAAAAAgcctatatattttttaaaaaaagtaaaattttctcCAATTACCTCATATGCTAGTTAGCACTAATAGGAAGAAAAAGACAGAAAAGAGGGTAAGCATTATGCATTGGACGGAGTTATTCTGACTCTAATTAGTAATTACAACTCTTTTTGGCCGGCTTGTGATCGACAAAGGGACATGAAGATACATAAAAATCGAAACTTTCCAACTCCGTGCATTTGTTCCAGCAGAAGATGCTAAACCAAACAGACAAAAACCGGCAAGGAAATTTTCAATGCACTGTCTCATAATCCAACGTAATTTTGTAGGCACTTACATGGAGTTACCTCAGCAATAGAGCATGTATGATGTGTATAAATACCGTACTAATAAACAAGTTGCAGTAAATTCATTCCATTGTACAATATCATTCCACAACAAGAATGGGTCCCCAAGAACAACAACTCCACTTTGTCTTGTTTCCATTGATGGCTCAAGGCCACATGATCCCCATGATGGACATTGCAAAAATATTGGTGCACCGCAATGTTATTGTGACAGTAGTCACAACACCACATAATGCAGCTCGTTTCACTTCAATCTTTGATCGTTATATTGAATCTGGGTTCCAAATCAGATTAGCTCAACTTCAGTTCCCATGCAAAGAAGCTGGAGTACCAGATGGATGCGAGAATCTCGATACCATACCTTCACTTGGCATGGCTGCGGGTTTCTTCAATGCAACAAACTTTCTACGTGAGCCAGCAGAAAAACTACTTGAAGAGTTAACACCACCACCTAGCTGCATAATCTCTGATATGTGTTTACCATATACAAAACACATTGCTAGAAAATTTAATATTCCCAGGATTTCATTTGTCGGAGTAAGTTGTTTCtatctcttttgcatgtctaaTGTACGCATCCATAGTGTTATCGAGAGCATAACTGCTGAATCGGAGTGCTTTGTTGTGCCTGGTATCCCTGACAAAATTGAAATGAACGTAGCTAAGACAGGAATGACAATTAATGAAGGCATGAAAGAGTTTACTAATACAATGTTTGAAGCTGAAACAGAAGCTTATGGGATGATCATGAATTCTTTTGAAGAGTTGGAGCCAGCATATGCAGGGGGATACAAGAAGATGAGAAACAATAAAGTGTGGTGTTTCGGACCTCTATCATTTACTAACAAGGATCACTTGGATAAGGCTCAAAGAGGTAAA harbors:
- the LOC114407131 gene encoding UDP-glycosyltransferase 73C6-like, which produces MGPQEQQLHFVLFPLMAQGHMIPMMDIAKILVHRNVIVTVVTTPHNAARFTSIFDRYIESGFQIRLAQLQFPCKEAGVPDGCENLDTIPSLGMAAGFFNATNFLREPAEKLLEELTPPPSCIISDMCLPYTKHIARKFNIPRISFVGVSCFYLFCMSNVRIHSVIESITAESECFVVPGIPDKIEMNVAKTGMTINEGMKEFTNTMFEAETEAYGMIMNSFEELEPAYAGGYKKMRNNKVWCFGPLSFTNKDHLDKAQRGKKASIDDGHLKSWLDCQKPGSVIYACFGSICNLTPSQLIELGLALEASERPFIWVFREGSQSEALEKWVKQNGFEERISDRGLLIRGWAPQLLIISHPAIGGFITHCGWNSTLETICAGVPMVTWPLFGDQFMNESLVVEILKVGVKVGVERPITWGKEEEIGVQVKKKDIERAIESLMGETSESEERRKRIRELAEKAKRAVEEGGSSHSNVTLLIEDVMQKVKRDV